The genomic stretch GTCTCGTAGCCGTGCGGCTAACTCGAATTCCAGCTCGGAAGCCGCTTCGGTCATTTGGGTTTCAAGCTGGGTCACCACGGCATCGGTGTCGCCGTCTAGGAATCCGCAGAAGCGTTCTACCAGTTCGTCGTAGTCGGCCTTCGAAATCGCGTTCACACAAGGGGCCGAACATTTTTCAATGTGGGCCAGCAGACAAGGACGGCCTAAGCGTTCGTGGCGGCGGAACTTAGCGTCAGAACAGGTGCGAATCGGAAAGGTTCGCAACAACAAATCGAGGGTTTCACGAATGGCATAGGCATGACCGTAGGGGCCGAAATAGCGAACCCCTTTGCGTTTAGTGCCCCGCATTACCATGGCTCGGGGCCACTGGTCATCAAGGGTGACCGCTAGGAACGGATAGCTTTTGTCGTCGACCAGGCGCACGTTGTAGCGGGGTCGGTGTTCTTTGATGAGGTTGAACTCCAACATGAGTGCTTCCACATCGTTTCGAACCTGAATCCATTCCACCGTTTCGGCGGCGGCCACCATGGCCGCTGTTCGTGGCGGCAAACTTTCGGGGCTTTGAAAATAGTTGGCTAATCGTTGGCGCAGCGACTTGGCTTTACCCACGTAAATAACCCGACCATCACGGTCTTTGAACTGGTAAGAACCAGGAGTATCGGGAATTGTGCCAGCCGGCGGACGCTCAACCACACCCCCAAGGCTAATGAAACCTGCAATTTCCCCACCAAATGATCTACCACTCGCTATGAATATGTGGCTACAATCACACTTGAGCCGGCCTGGTATCCGGCAAATCAGTTCCGTGACCGACATCCCCGTGGAGTGGCGACCAGGCTGTCCCCACCGGTCTTAAGCGGAGCTCCAGATGGGAAGGTTTCCCCAAAAATGCTGCGACTACAATCACGTCTGCCGGACCGCTATCTAGACGCGGACCCTGAAACCCTAGAGCGATGGATTAGCGAGGCTAAAGAAACGCTTGGCGAACGGCTCTTTATTTTGGGCCATCACTATCAACGTGACGAGGTTATGAAATGGGCTGACGCTAGAGGCGATTCTTTTGGTCTCTCGGTGTTGGCGAAAGAACGAACCCAAGCTGAATACATCGTTTTTTGCGGTGTGCACTTCATGGCGGAATCGGCTGACATTCTTACTAGCGAACGCCAAACCGTTATTCTGCCCGACTTGAACGCTGGCTGTTCCATGGCCGACATGGCCGACATCGATGGGGTTACCGAGGCTTGGGAAACCCTTGAAGACGTGGTCGACATCAATCGTGTGGTGCCGATTACTTACATGAACTCTTCGGCCGCCATCAAGGCCTTTGTGGGCGAACATGGTGGTGCCGTTTGCACCTCTACTAACGCTAGGGCCGTGTTGGAATGGGCTTTCACCCAGGGCGACCAGGTACTTTTCTTCCCCGACCAACATCTGGGTCGAAACACTGGCTATGCCATGGGTTACACCGAAGCCGACATGCGGATTTGGGACCCTCGTAAAGATATGGGTGGACTGGAAGAAGCCGACCTTAAAGAAGCCACTTTCTTGTTGTGGAAGGGGCACTGCTCGGTGCACCAGCGTTTCACTGCCGATCATGTGGCGGCGTTTCGTGCTGAGCACCCCGATGGTATTGTGATCGCGCATCCAGAATGTTCGCACGAGGTCTGCTCGATTGCCGATCAGGTTGGTTCCACCAGCTACATCATCAACGCTGTGCAAGAAGCACCGGCGGGTTCGCATATTGCCATTGGTACCGAAATTCACCTGGTGAACCGGGTGGCGAATGAGACCCCCGACAAGCACATCGTTTCGCTTGATCCTCTGGTTTGTCCGTGCTCCACCATGTTCCGCATTGATGGCCCGCATTTGGCTTGGATTCTGGAAGCATTGGTCGATGGCCGCACCCCGAATGTGATCAAGGTGGACGATGAAACTGCGCATTGGGCCAAGGTGGCCCTTGAGCGTATGTTGGCCCTCACCTAGGTACTACAACTTAAGCACTACGACCTAATTACTACGAAGTTGGGCCCTGGCCGGTTATCGGCGGGGCCCAACTTATTTTTAGGCGGAAAGCGTCGACTTTAACGAAGGAGCGACGGGTATGGGGCCGGTACGAGCCTTTAGGCGGAAAGCATGGGACCCAAGAAACGCCCAGTGTGGCTCTGCGGAGTCTTGGCCACCAGCTCAGGGGTCCCTTCCACCACAATAGTGCCGCCACCGCTGCCACCTTCGGGCCCAAGGTCAATCAACCAGTCAGCCGTTTTAATCACGTCGAGGTTGTGTTCAATCACCAAAACCGTGTTGCCCGCATCCACCAAGCGGCTAAGCACGGTTAGCAGCCGGCGGATGTCTTCAAAATGAAGACCGGTGGTTGGTTCATCCAAAATATAAATGGTATGGCCAGTGGAGCGTTTGGCCAGTTCACTGGCTAGTTTCACCCGTTGCGCTTCCCCACCCGATAGCGTGGTGGCGGGCTGGCCTAATCGTATATAGCCCAGACCCACGTCAACAATGGTTTGCATGTGACGGGCAATGGCAGGCTGGTTGGAGAAGAACTCGAGAGCTTCTTCGCACGACATTTCCAGCACATCGGAAATGTTTTTGTCTTTGAAGGTGATGTCTAAGGTGTCACGGTTGTAACGCTTGCCCTTACACACTTCACAGGGCACATAAACATCAGGCAAAAAGTGCATCTCAATCTTGATGGTGCCATCACCCGAACAAGCTTCACAGCGCCCACCCGACACGTTGAACGAGAAGCGGCCCGGCATGTAACCGCGTACCTTGGCTTCTTGGGTTTGGGCAAAAAGCTTGCGGACGTGGTCGAAGACACCGGTGTAGGTGGCCGGGTTTGA from Acidimicrobiia bacterium encodes the following:
- the nadA gene encoding quinolinate synthase NadA, encoding MATITLEPAWYPANQFRDRHPRGVATRLSPPVLSGAPDGKVSPKMLRLQSRLPDRYLDADPETLERWISEAKETLGERLFILGHHYQRDEVMKWADARGDSFGLSVLAKERTQAEYIVFCGVHFMAESADILTSERQTVILPDLNAGCSMADMADIDGVTEAWETLEDVVDINRVVPITYMNSSAAIKAFVGEHGGAVCTSTNARAVLEWAFTQGDQVLFFPDQHLGRNTGYAMGYTEADMRIWDPRKDMGGLEEADLKEATFLLWKGHCSVHQRFTADHVAAFRAEHPDGIVIAHPECSHEVCSIADQVGSTSYIINAVQEAPAGSHIAIGTEIHLVNRVANETPDKHIVSLDPLVCPCSTMFRIDGPHLAWILEALVDGRTPNVIKVDDETAHWAKVALERMLALT